The Mesoterricola silvestris sequence CTGGATCCCAGGGCGAAGGCGGTGGCCTTCACCCAGGCGGCCATCAAGGAGCTGCCCCTGGTCAAGATTGGTTCCATGCGAGTGCGGTCCCACCCGCGCAGCCTGGACTACCCCCCCGCGGCCCTGGCCGCCCGGATCGAGGGCTCGGTGCGATTGGAACTGGTGGTGGACCGGGAGGGCTGGCCGGTCCAGGTAAAGGCCCTGGATGGGCCACCCGAGCTTCGTGCCGCCGCCGAGGACTATGGCTGGCGCTTCTCCTTCTCCACGCCGCCGGCCCGGAGGAAGTTCAAGGCCGTGCGGGTGGAAATGGCCGTGGACTTCCGCCTGGACCCGGCCGCCTCCACCACCCCGGACACCCCGGCCCCGCAGTCGGCCCTCCGGTTCAAAAGCGTCTTCATCCCGGCCCACGCCGAAATGGCGGCCATCCAGGGCAACGCGAGCCAGAACCGGTCCTTCTCCTTCGAGATCCCTCCCCACGCCCGCATCGGGCCGTGCGGGTCTCCTTTGACGTGAACTTCAAGATGAAGTGATTAAAATTTCCCGGCCCATTGACACCTACGAATATGTTCGTATCTTGGGTTCATCACCGCGGAGTCGCCATGTGCCCCGATCCCATCCGTCCTTCGGACGGCGAGCTCGCCATTCTCAGCGTCCTCTGGCGCCGGGGCCCCTCCACCGTGCGGGACGTGCACACGGAACTGGCCCGGGAACGCGACCTGGGCTACACCACCGTCCTGAAGCTCATGCAGATCATGGCGGAAAAGGGCATGGTCACGAGGGACGCCTCGGCCATGACCCACGTCTACACCGCGGCCCGGGACCAGGAGCCCACCCAGGCCTTCCTGGTCCAGGACCTGGTCCGCCGCGCCTTCGCGGGCAGCGCCAAGGACCTCATGGTCCGGGCCCTGGAGTCCCACGCGGCCTCCGTGAGCGAACTTGACGAGATCCAGCGGCTGCTCGACGCGGCCCGCCGGAAGGCGGAGGCCCCATGACCACCGCCTCCCTCGCCCCCTGGCTCCAGGCCTTCGCGTGGGCCCTGGTGCACTTCCTCTGGGAGGGCGCCCTCCTGGGGTGCGCCGCGTTCCTGGCGCTGCGCTTCGCGCGCCGCCCCGGGACCCGGTACCTGGTGGCCTGCATGGGCCTCGTGGCCATGGTCCTGGCCTTCCTCGCCACCCTCTTCCTGGCGGTCCCGGAGGCCACGGTGATCCAGGCGCCCGCGGCCTTCTCCGGAACCCTCACCGTCCTGCCTCCGGATCTCCGGGAGCGGTTGTACGCGCAGCTGCCCCGGATCCTCCTGGCCTGGTCGGCCGGAAGCGCGGTCCTGGCCCTGCGCCTGGGGGCCGGACTCCTGTGGCTCTACGGCCCCTGCCTGCGCGGGGCCACGGCGCCCCCGGAAGCCCTGGAGGCGTGCCTGGACCGCCTCCGCCAGGCCTTCGCCCACGACCGCCCCGTGCGGCTCCGGGTGTCGGACCTGGTGGACTCCCCCCTGGTGCTGGGCTTCTGGCGGGCCGTCATCCTCGTTCCCACCGCGGCCCTCCTCTCCCTGCCGGAGGCCACCCTGGAAGCCGTCCTCGCCCACGAACTGGCCCACGTGAGGCGCCGTGACTTCCTGGTGAACTTCCTCCAGAACCTCGCCGAAGTCGTTTTCTTCTTCCACCCCGCCGTGTGGTGGCTCTCCCGCGAGATCCGCGCGGAGCGGGAGCACTGCTGCGACGACGCCGCCGCGGTCCACTGCGGCGGGGGCCTGCGCTTCGCCCAGGCCCTGGCCGACCTGGAAGCCCTGCGCCACGGACCCACCACCCAACTGGCCCCTTCGGGCCACGGAGGCTCCCTCATGCACCGCATCAAACGCCTGCTCCTGCCCGTGCTCCCCGCCCAGACCCTCACCCGGCCCGGCCTCCTGGCCCTGGCCGCCGTCGCCGTCCTGGGGGGCGGTGTGCACTGGACGCCCCTGGAGGCCACCCCCCCCGCGCCCCCCGCGCCGCCCGTGGAGGCCGTTCAGGCCCCGGTCCCGGCCCCCGCTCCGGAGGCTCCCGCCGTGGCCCTGGCGGCCCTCCACGCCGCCCCTTCCGTGGACCTGCCCGCGCCCCGGGCGGCCCTGGAAGTCCCGCCCCCGCCCGCCGTTCCCGCCCCCGCGGCGAGGGTGGCGGAGCCCCGCCGGGACCTGCCCCCGCCGGCCCCGCGCCCCGCCTTCCAAGGCAAGGGCGTGTTCGTCCCGGCCCACGCGGGGATGGTGTCCATCCAGGGCAACGCGAACCTGAACCGGTCCTTCTCCTTCGAGATCCCGCCCCACGCCCGCATCGGGCTGGACGTGAAGTCCGCCGGGAAGATCCCCCGCTCCACGTACCACCTGGAGGTGGTTCGCCAGCACGGCCCGCGCGGCTTCAATGAGCGCGCCTTCAACAACACGTCCGACCGCGCCGTCATCGTCGATGTGGAGGTCGTGCCCACCCGGAAGTTCAACGACGGACCCGGCCTGTCCCTGGATCCCATCGAGGCGGGCCTCTTCACGATCCAGGTGACCCGCACCTGGGATCCCGCCGGCCAGGACCCTCGGGCCCTGGCCGGGCCCTTCCCCAAGGGCGGCCTGGAGGCGCTGCCCGAGCTGCCCAACGCCGATCTCCAGGTGGCCTACCGCCCCGAGAAGCCCGTGTATCCCCCCGCCGCCCTCGCCGCCAAGGAGGAAGGCACCGTGAAACTGCGGATGGCGGTGGGAAAGGACGGCAACCCTCTTTTCGTGGAGAGCCAGGGCGGCACCCCGGAGTTCCGGGCGGCCGCGGAAGCCTTCGTGTGGCGCTGGGTGTTCTTCCCGCCCCGCATCGGGGGGGAGAACCGGGCCGTGCGGGTCTCCGTGGTCGTGCAATTCAAGATGAATTAATGCAATGAATAATTCGATGGCTTGACATCCTGACCCGCCGGTCCACAATTGCTACCGTGGTATCGATACCACGGTAGCAATTGAAAGGGAGGCGGGCATGGCATACGGGTACAAGATCGGGAGCCTCCCGCTCACCACCGTCCAGCGCCTCCCCAGCTACCTGCGCGTCGTGCGGGAGATGCGCCGGCTGGGCCGGGAGGTGGTGTCCAGCGCCCGCCTGGGCGAGCTGCTGGGGCTGGAGGCCGTGCAGGTGCGCAAGGACTTCGGCTTCATCGGCATCACCGGCATGCCCAAGATGGGCTACCAGGTGGAGGAGCTGGTCCTGGCCATCGAGCACTGCCTGAACTGGAACCAGGTGCGGGACGCGGTGCTGGTGGGCGTGGGGCACCTGGGCATGGCCCTCCTGGGCTACGAGGGCTTCCGGGCCCACGGGCTGGACATCTGCGCGGCCTTCGACATCGACCCGTCCCTGGCGGGGCTGGTGGTGAACGGCACCCCCGTGTGGCACATGGACCAGCTGGAATCCGAACTGCGCCGCCTCGACGCGCGCATGGCCATCCTCACCGTCTCCCCCGACGCCGCCCAGGACGTGGCCCTGCGCCTGGCCCGGGCGGGCATCGAAGGCATCTGGAATTTCACCGGGTGCCCGCTGGACCTGCCCCCGGACGTCATCGTCCAGGACCAGGACATCGCCATCGGCCTCGCCGTGCTTTCCGCCAAACTCTCCTCCCGGACCTAGGTCCGTCCCACGAAAGGGCTCACCATGCCTGATGCCGAAGGCCTGCCCACGCTCACCATCTGCCTGGGGAGCTCCTGCTTCACCCGGGGCAACGACGCGATGCTGCCCCGCCTCCAGGCCTTCCTCAAGCGCAAGGGGCTGGAGGGGACCGTGGCCCTGCGGGGCGCGCGGTGCGAAGGGCGCTGCCAGCACGGCCCGAACCTGCGCCTGGGGGAGACCTTCCTGGACCCGGCCACCTGCCTGGAGGACCTGGAGAAGGCGCTGTGAGGCCCGGACCGGTCTATTCCGAACAGGCCCAGTGCCAGGACTGCTACAAGTGCGTGCGGGCCTGCCCGGTCAAGGCCATCCGGGTCAGCTCGGCCCACGCCGTGGTGATGCCCGAGCGGTGCCTGGCCTGCGGGGCCTGCGTCTCGGCCTGCCCCAGCGGCGCCAAGCGCGTGCGGGACGACCTGCCCCTGGTGGAGGCCCTGCTGCGGGGGGACCGCCCCGTGGTGGCCTCCCTGGCGCCCTCCTATCTCAGTGAATTCCCCGGGGGGCCCGGCCGGATCATCGCCGCCCTCAAGCGCCTGGGCTTCGCCGGCGTGAGCGAGACGGCCCTGGGGGCCCAGGAGGTGTCGGCGCGGCTGGCCCAGGACCTGGACGCCCACACCGGCCGCATCTGGATCTCCACCGCCTGCCCCGTGGCGGTGGACTACGTGCGCACGTACCTGCCCGAACGCATCCCCGACCTCACCCCCCTGGATTCCCCCCTGCTGGCCCACGTGCGGCTCCTGCGGGCGGAACTGGGGGAGGCGCCCGTGGTCTTCATCGGCCCCTGCATCGCCAAGAAGCTGGAGGTGGAGGAGGCTCCGACCCTGGCCGCCGCCCTCACCTTCGAGGACCTGCGGCGCTGGCTGGACCGGGAGGGCATCGACCCCCTGGACCTGGAGCCGGAGGGCGACTTCCTCCTGGGGCCGGCCGCCGAAGGCTCCCTCTACCCCATCGAAGGGGGCATGGCCCGGGCCACGGCCCTGAACATGGCCACCGGCGACACCCGCTTCGTCACCCTCAGCGGCCTGGGCCCCATCCGGGAGGCCCTGGCGGACCTGCCCGCGCCCCGGGGCAATGTCTTCCTGGAACTGCTGGCCTGCCCCGGGGGCTGCGTGAACGGCCCCGCGGCGCGGCGCTCCCCGGTGGGGGCCCGCATGGCGGTGCTGGA is a genomic window containing:
- a CDS encoding BlaI/MecI/CopY family transcriptional regulator produces the protein MCPDPIRPSDGELAILSVLWRRGPSTVRDVHTELARERDLGYTTVLKLMQIMAEKGMVTRDASAMTHVYTAARDQEPTQAFLVQDLVRRAFAGSAKDLMVRALESHAASVSELDEIQRLLDAARRKAEAP
- a CDS encoding M56 family metallopeptidase — protein: MTTASLAPWLQAFAWALVHFLWEGALLGCAAFLALRFARRPGTRYLVACMGLVAMVLAFLATLFLAVPEATVIQAPAAFSGTLTVLPPDLRERLYAQLPRILLAWSAGSAVLALRLGAGLLWLYGPCLRGATAPPEALEACLDRLRQAFAHDRPVRLRVSDLVDSPLVLGFWRAVILVPTAALLSLPEATLEAVLAHELAHVRRRDFLVNFLQNLAEVVFFFHPAVWWLSREIRAEREHCCDDAAAVHCGGGLRFAQALADLEALRHGPTTQLAPSGHGGSLMHRIKRLLLPVLPAQTLTRPGLLALAAVAVLGGGVHWTPLEATPPAPPAPPVEAVQAPVPAPAPEAPAVALAALHAAPSVDLPAPRAALEVPPPPAVPAPAARVAEPRRDLPPPAPRPAFQGKGVFVPAHAGMVSIQGNANLNRSFSFEIPPHARIGLDVKSAGKIPRSTYHLEVVRQHGPRGFNERAFNNTSDRAVIVDVEVVPTRKFNDGPGLSLDPIEAGLFTIQVTRTWDPAGQDPRALAGPFPKGGLEALPELPNADLQVAYRPEKPVYPPAALAAKEEGTVKLRMAVGKDGNPLFVESQGGTPEFRAAAEAFVWRWVFFPPRIGGENRAVRVSVVVQFKMN
- a CDS encoding redox-sensing transcriptional repressor Rex, which produces MAYGYKIGSLPLTTVQRLPSYLRVVREMRRLGREVVSSARLGELLGLEAVQVRKDFGFIGITGMPKMGYQVEELVLAIEHCLNWNQVRDAVLVGVGHLGMALLGYEGFRAHGLDICAAFDIDPSLAGLVVNGTPVWHMDQLESELRRLDARMAILTVSPDAAQDVALRLARAGIEGIWNFTGCPLDLPPDVIVQDQDIAIGLAVLSAKLSSRT
- a CDS encoding (2Fe-2S) ferredoxin domain-containing protein, with product MPDAEGLPTLTICLGSSCFTRGNDAMLPRLQAFLKRKGLEGTVALRGARCEGRCQHGPNLRLGETFLDPATCLEDLEKAL
- a CDS encoding [Fe-Fe] hydrogenase large subunit C-terminal domain-containing protein: MRPGPVYSEQAQCQDCYKCVRACPVKAIRVSSAHAVVMPERCLACGACVSACPSGAKRVRDDLPLVEALLRGDRPVVASLAPSYLSEFPGGPGRIIAALKRLGFAGVSETALGAQEVSARLAQDLDAHTGRIWISTACPVAVDYVRTYLPERIPDLTPLDSPLLAHVRLLRAELGEAPVVFIGPCIAKKLEVEEAPTLAAALTFEDLRRWLDREGIDPLDLEPEGDFLLGPAAEGSLYPIEGGMARATALNMATGDTRFVTLSGLGPIREALADLPAPRGNVFLELLACPGGCVNGPAARRSPVGARMAVLDGASEAPGAYPREPAVPLERGFTARVPPAAGIPEGRLEAALRRLGKTGPGDELNCGACGYDTCRDLAGAILGGRAETRMCVSNLRRLAEKKANALLRTLPFGVVIVDEELRIIESNDQFVRLLGEEAALVAETQPGLCGAHIEKLVDFGGRFREVLEGGDELIRQNLASAGGTLSATIFTVEPGHVVGALLLDVTETEARQKEMVGKAEEVIQNMLANAQEIAFSLGRNAARSEGILNSIIAEFRGPHGA